The Streptomyces sp. NBC_01268 genome window below encodes:
- a CDS encoding DNA polymerase Y family protein has protein sequence MILCVRFRLEPLGEVMLPRLVTLLTEFTPVVEASPHGEALADVRGALRYFGWSPAELASVIRVRALALYGVDCVIGAGPNPMLARMAAREARPGVTLVVEDPADFLRDRPVVALDGVGRATARTLCGYGLDSVGRVADAPLAVLQRLVGAKAGRDLWERARGIDRTPVVPGELSRSLAAERAFPHDELDPAEQRRALLSLTEELGARMRTEGQVCRSLTVTVRYADRSTSGRTRTLREPTAHSAALTALAYAVHTSFALQRARVRGIALRAEGLEPAEGAAHQLTFDPTDDKARRIEAVADRARAKYGPRAVLPGSLAA, from the coding sequence ATGATCCTCTGCGTACGGTTCCGGCTCGAACCCCTGGGGGAGGTGATGCTCCCCCGACTCGTCACCCTCCTCACGGAGTTCACCCCGGTGGTCGAGGCGTCCCCGCACGGCGAGGCGCTCGCCGACGTGCGCGGCGCGCTGCGCTACTTCGGCTGGAGCCCGGCCGAGCTCGCCTCGGTGATCCGGGTCAGGGCCCTCGCCCTGTACGGGGTGGACTGCGTCATCGGCGCCGGCCCCAACCCGATGCTGGCCAGGATGGCCGCCCGCGAGGCACGCCCCGGCGTCACCCTGGTCGTCGAGGACCCGGCGGACTTCCTGCGGGACCGCCCGGTCGTCGCGCTCGACGGCGTCGGCCGCGCCACCGCCCGTACCCTCTGCGGCTACGGCCTCGACTCGGTCGGCCGGGTCGCGGACGCGCCGCTCGCCGTGCTCCAGCGGCTCGTCGGCGCCAAGGCCGGCCGCGACCTGTGGGAGCGGGCCCGGGGCATCGACCGCACCCCCGTCGTCCCCGGCGAACTCTCCCGGTCGCTCGCCGCCGAACGCGCCTTCCCGCACGACGAACTGGACCCGGCCGAACAGCGCAGGGCGCTGCTCTCGCTCACCGAGGAGCTGGGCGCCCGGATGCGGACGGAGGGCCAGGTGTGCCGCTCCCTGACCGTCACCGTGCGCTACGCCGACCGCAGCACCTCCGGCCGGACCCGCACCCTGCGCGAACCGACCGCCCACTCGGCCGCACTCACCGCCCTCGCGTACGCGGTCCACACCTCCTTCGCGCTCCAGCGCGCCCGGGTACGGGGCATCGCCCTCCGCGCCGAGGGACTGGAACCGGCCGAAGGCGCCGCGCACCAACTGACCTTCGACCCCACGGACGACAAGGCCCGCCGGATCGAGGCGGTGGCGGACCGGGCCCGGGCGAAGTACGGCCCCCGGGCGGTACTGCCCGGCTCGCTGGCGGCCTGA